In a genomic window of Thalassophryne amazonica chromosome 12, fThaAma1.1, whole genome shotgun sequence:
- the cebpd gene encoding CCAAT/enhancer-binding protein delta, with protein sequence MCDVYSLDSHCVSPRCNMSWMEPANFYESNKLIGFKPARSDAVAAAEDGTMVELSTAPAIYDDESAIDFSQYIESMTSVPTLELCNDELFLDLFNTVKQEKADFYSLPGSALTGGVQQQPPPPAGCGSERAAFGAPIKQESDWSDSDMSSSLPSQIETCAQTSVSLPTGQPTPPTTPEPVSSSMVSSTKACPRKAAGGREKGKKSLDRFSVEYRQRRERNNIAVRKSRDKAKRRNLEMQQKLIELSAENDRLHKTIEQLSRELSGLREFFKHVPGASFAGSTGVNSR encoded by the coding sequence ATGTGTGACGTCTACAGTCTGGACTCTCACTGCGTGTCTCCACGATGCAACATGAGCTGGATGGAGCCTGCTAACTTCTACGAGAGCAACAAGCTGATCGGCTTTAAACCGGCGAGGAGCGACGCCGTGGCGGCGGCAGAGGACGGCACCATGGTGGAGCTGAGCACCGCCCCCGCCATCTACGACGACGAGAGCGCCATCGACTTCAGCCAGTACATAGAGTCCATGACCTCCGTGCCCACCCTGGAGCTGTGCAACGACGAGCTCTTCCTCGACCTGTTCAACACTGTGAAGCAGGAGAAGGCGGACTTCTACAGCCTGCCGGGCTCCGCGCTGACCGGCGGCGTGCAGCAGCAGCCGCCGCCTCCTGCAGGCTGCGGGTCGGAGCGGGCGGCGTTCGGCGCGCCCATCAAGCAGGAGTCCGACTGGAGTGACAGCGACATGTCCTCCTCCCTGCCGTCACAGATCGAAACATGCGCCCAGACGTCCGTCAGCCTGCCCACGGGACAGCCGACTCCTCCCACCACCCCGGAGCCCGTGTCGTCCAGCATGGTGAGCTCGACCAAAGCGTGCCCGAGGAAGGCGGCGGGGGGCAGGGAGAAGGGCAAGAAGAGCCTGGACAGGTTCAGTGTGGAGTACCGGCAGAGGCGAGAGCGGAATAACATCGCCGTGAGGAAAAGCAGGGACAAAGCCAAGAGGCGCAACCTGGagatgcagcagaagctgatcgaACTGAGCGCCGAGAACGACCGGCTTCACAAAACCATCGAGCAGCTCAGCAGGGAGCTGAGCGGCCTGAGGGAGTTCTTCAAGCACGTGCCCGGCGCCTCCTTCGCGGGCTCCACGGGCGTAAACAGCCGGTGA